From a single Onychomys torridus chromosome 9, mOncTor1.1, whole genome shotgun sequence genomic region:
- the LOC118590855 gene encoding ubiquitin-conjugating enzyme E2 N-like → MPRLPLRITKETQHLLAELVPGIRVKQEENNTCYFHVIAGPQNSFFEGGTFKFELFLPEEYLMAASKLHCMTKMCHPNVDKMGRACFDILKDKWSSELQIHTVLLSTQALLSAPNPDDLLENDAAKQWKTNGAQAMETVWAWARLCARNI, encoded by the coding sequence ATGCCCAGGCTGCCTCTCAGAATTACCAAGGAAACCCAGCATTTGCTGGCAGAATTAGTTCCTGGCATTAGAGTAAAACAAGAGGAGAACAACACCTGTTATTTTCATGTCATTGCTGGCCCCCAGAATTCCTTCTTTGAGGGAGGGACTTTTAAATTTGAACTATTCCTTCCAGAAGAATACCTAATGGCAGCATCTAAGTTACATTGCATGACAAAAATGTGTCATCCTAATGTAGACAAGATGGGAAGAGCatgttttgatattttgaaaGATAAGTGGTCCTCAGAACTGCAGATCCACACAGTTCTGCTATCAACCCAGGCTTTGTTAAGTGCACCTAATCCAGATGATCTGTTAGAAAATGATGCAGCCAAGCAATGGAAGACCAATGGAGCTCAAGCCATGGAAACAGTGTGGGCATGGGCTAGGCTATGTGCCAGGAATATTTAA